The Pomacea canaliculata isolate SZHN2017 linkage group LG14, ASM307304v1, whole genome shotgun sequence genomic sequence GTCATGTGTATTCAACTGTGGCTATCGGAAAGGTGCCACTACTATCAACTTTCGAAATGATTGCTGTCCACTCTATCACCTAATGTACCCGCCAGTCAACATGTGGGTTGGGGCTCAGTGGGCGACCGACctcttgatgacgtcacacaccaGAAATGGCGAACGGGGAGGAAGAAGGCCTTGTCACTCATTGGCTGTAGTTCCTACGCCCGCACTACTTAGCTTGAAATCCTTCATTGTTCTCATCCTACGTTTTTCCTTTCAGTCTTGATTAGTATTTGCTATCGTCAGGAGGTTGTTGCCGACTTGAGGAACATCTTTCGAGCGTTCAGCAACTAGTTGTTAAttgattgtgatttttttaataaaaattgccATTAAGTTATTCGGTCGCGCATTCGTTCCTTTCCTTACGGAGCAAACAGAGAGAACATGTCATATAACTCTGATGATTACGAACAACGGTAAGAACTAGATTTATAGATGATGTAGTGTACAAATTCATGTCACTAAAGGTTAAAACGATTGTTATACTTGTCAGAAGCTTGAATTTATGATAAAATTAAATTGATCTTTAGTGAAACTTGAGGATTTTCTGCGTCAAGTCGGTCTGTTGAAAATCGCAAATGGCGGCTCGCCTTCGCACGTGTGTAAAGCATGAGCATATGCTCGGTATTAAAGAAATCACTTGATTGTTGCTtgattgtctttaaaaagaaTGACTACAAATGTATCCGGAATATGTGATAAGTTATTATAAGATATACAATTTGCTTTGCTTATGTAAAAGCAGGCTTGAGTAGATTTCGTTTTGCATAGCTCTTAGaagtaaggttttttttttttctggcacgGCGACCGGTATCAGTCATTGATTAGAAGGAACATTGAAATTCTTTTTCTAATCAATATTGAtaatctgaaaattatttttctttatttaacattGTGGATTCTATTTAAACGATTGTGAGGTTTAAGCAGTACGGCGTTTAACATGTTACTTCACGAAGACCGGTTCCCCACATCCCTAAAGATTAACATGATCATAAATACACCAAACAAAAGTtaactgacagcttgttgtaaatgttttggCTCAGAACACTTCTTTTTCTGTGATAGTTTTCTACTGTTGTATTATATTTTAAGCATATAATGATTTGGCACAAATAGTTAAAATTACAGATTAAACAGTGACAGTGATACATTTAGGCAGCATTTAGATAATCTTTTGTAGGTGTGAATTCCACAATGGTTTTATTGCTTATTATGTCtaagtttgattttttaaaatttgtttaggtCTCAAACCAAGGGACCTGAAGATGAATACGTACCTGAGGCTGATGGAGTTATTGAGGTAAGCAATTTTGTTACTTAGCACTTAGAAGATTCCGAGTAAAACTTCCAAAAAAGTTTTAACATTAATTCTGAACACTCGCGTTAACTTGAGGTGCTCAAAAGTCATGACGTGTAGAGACTTTAAAGCCAAACACACCTGTTCTTTGTAGTCTCATCTTTAATCATTAAGAAATGTCACTAATTTGTAAATTCatcacaattttattattacaaattgCATAAATATCCTTTGTGCGGTGAACTATGATTATTctgtaaagaataaaatatggcagtgacagagaaaaaaacctgGCCTAATTTATGCTATCATGTCTACCATATGCTTGTTTACTGATAAGTGTTCActtctcttttcatcttttttggAATAAACGTACTGGACACGTGTTTAAAGCATAATTCTGGCCTCTAACAAGGGTCAATGCGTTTGCATACATTGGTCTATGTGTAAACTTCAGGGCAGATTTACTGAGATGTAGTCGTTCCTGTATTGCTTACCTGTTGTCTCGAACCATTCTTGTTAtgctgtgattttatttacattttagttttacaaaaatttcttattaaaattttaaatcgTGAAGTAGGTTAAAGCAGGTTATTTATGATTTGTTGCAGAGCAACTATGATTCCATTTGTGATTCCTTTGATGACATGAATTTGCGAGAGACCCTTCTGAGAGGGATCTACGCTTATGGATTTGAGAAACCTTCTGCTATTCAGCAACGTGCTATCATTCCCTGCATTGGAGGTTTGTATTAGCACTGTAGTGAGATTTTATTAGGATCTGTAAGTTCCTAAAACTGTATGCTCAGTTACAAAAtgatatgtattttataaaggTTAGCATAACCACATGCCTTCCTAAGTGAAACCTCTATTAATATGTTTGACTGGTGTGTATATAAAAAGTTGGATTGTTTTAAAACTGTCACAAGTGTCGACTTACGCCTATGCTTTGAATGGAAACATGCTGCAGTCTGTGAAGTTAATAGAGGTACTGGAAGGAATTAAATAGCAAATTCTCACTGTAGTCTACGGGTAAGTGAACACATTGCCTCATTTTGCTAAAGATAAACAAAGCCAGACTTTTGTTTCCAGGCCGCGATGTGATTGCACAGGCCCAGTCAGGAACAGGTAAAACTGCAACCTTCTCCATTGCCATTCTCGAAAGACTTGATCTCAGAGTCAACAAATGCCAAGCTCTTGTCCTTGCACCCACTCGCGAGCTGGCTCAGCAGGTATGTTGTTTGGTGTGTTTATCCTGTATTATGATGCAGTGTTGCATTGGGTGAGTTTTAGTAATAACCTTTTAATATTGTGATATCATGTTCACTTACTGtttggtataattttttttttttttttttttttttttttttttttttttttgcgtagAAAGCAAACATTGAATGCAAAATCTTTCAAATTGATAATAATGGTTGTGGCTACTAACCACCTGTGATTGCTCGTTTGTTATCCTGATCAGTGCAGATGTTTCGAATGCTGCTTAAGATGAGACTTTCTAATCTTAAAGACCAGGTGGCCAGggtgttttatttgttacttaTCTTTATCATTTTAGATTCAGAAGGTGGTTTTGGCGCTCGGGGACTACATGAATGCCCAATGCCATGCATGTATTGGAGGCACTGTGGTGCGTGAGGACATGCGCAAGCTTGAAGCTGGCGTTCATGTTGTGGTGGGGACCCCTGGTCGCGTTTTTGACATGATCAACCGTCGCGCCCTAGGTAAAGATGTGTAACAGTGCAGAGGTGCTGCCCATTTTATAGCATTAAGATTGAGTATGCAAGAGTATGAATGTTTGTAATCTAGAGCCAGGTCGTGTTTTTTGAATGAGGGTATTTTTACAAAGGTCAGTGACCAACAACAAGATCCTATCAGCTTTTCAcgggttttttttattgcagagCGCTAGTTAAAAACTGGGGGATGGTAGTTGTTGGGGTTTTCCCCCcacctttttaaaatttactctTGTGtggcagtgatttttttttttcctctttttttcttttctttgtgcgTCTCAGTAAAAGCAGCTGGGTGGCTTACTCGGGCTTCTCTTTTAACCACCAACCagtgtgtactgcgcatgcACTTAATAGTTATCGAAATACCCTCATTGGCTGTATGGTGGCTGCTGATTAGTATTTAGAGCATCGTGGGAattgttgtgtttttaaaaatgtaattggtaggttacatttatttttttaagttcactTGAAGATTTTAAGAGTTTGTACGCTGTCTTGGCAGTGTTCAGAGTGTCGCTTTTGTTTTTGCATAGACCCAACCCACATTAAGATGTTTGTGCTGGATGAAGCAGATGAGATGCTGTCACGTGGTTTCAAAGACCAGATCTATGATGTGTTTCGTCATATGCCATCTGAGATTCAGGTTGGTTTGGAATATTGTGGCAGTACTTCGTTTCATTTGTGAACTGTATATTGAAGATGCCATCCTACTGCTTCGTTATCTTTGGcaaatttttatcttgttatttTGTAGTAGCAAACGTTTTTCAATTTCATGCTACTACTCATTTTAGTTC encodes the following:
- the LOC112555137 gene encoding eukaryotic initiation factor 4A-I-like isoform X2; the protein is MSYNSDDYEQRSQTKGPEDEYVPEADGVIESNYDSICDSFDDMNLRETLLRGIYAYGFEKPSAIQQRAIIPCIGGRDVIAQAQSGTGKTATFSIAILERLDLRVNKCQALVLAPTRELAQQIQKVVLALGDYMNAQCHACIGGTVVREDMRKLEAGVHVVVGTPGRVFDMINRRALDPTHIKMFVLDEADEMLSRGFKDQIYDVFRHMPSEIQVILLSATMPADVLEVTHRFMRNPVRILVKKEELTLEGIRQFYVQVEREDWKLDTLCDLYETLTITQAVIFCNTRRKVDWLTEKMHARDFTVSAMHGDMDQKERDVIMREFRSGSSRVLITTDLLARGIDVQQVSLVINYDLPANRENYIHRIGRGGRFGRKGVAINFVTQDDVRTLSDIEQFYNTTIEEMPMNVADLL